The Musa acuminata AAA Group cultivar baxijiao chromosome BXJ3-6, Cavendish_Baxijiao_AAA, whole genome shotgun sequence region GGTGCCGTCGCAAGCTGCCACGTGCCAGTCAACGTCACCCCTCTTACACCTCGACATTTGTCCCGCTTCtcctatacatgtatatatatatatatatatatacataccttCTGAGAACGAACACTTGCATTCCCCAACAACGGAAGCTTCATCTCCTCTCCATAGATCAGCCCATGGGTCATTTGTGGACTGTTGTCACCCATCTCCACTCGTTGGCTGGGTACGCTGCCAAatctctgttcttcttcttcttcttcttcttcaattttgtCTGTGTCCACTTTGCCTCTAACCTGCGTTTGTGTCTGCTTGGTTGATGTATCACATGCATGCAGGCCAACCATTACGCTGGTCTACCCATTGTGAGTCACTTCACTCCGCCCAGCACCTGTTTGTCTTTAATCCTCAATGTTTCTGCTGATTGAAGTCTGCTGATTCGATCAGGTACGCGTCGATTCAGGCCCTCGAGAGCCCGTCGAAGCTTGACGATGAGCAATGGCTAGCCTACTGGATTCTGTACTCCTTCCTCACTCTCTTGGAGATGGCCGCTGAGTCCATCTTGTACTGGTAAGTTTGCTTTTATAGCCTTACTGATTCTTCTCTGAGGATCCTGACAAGTGAACCATTGCTTGTGTTTCTGGTCTGGATTAGGGTACCTGTCTGGTATCAGATCAAGTTGGTATTGGTGGCTTGGTTGGTGCTCCCACAGTTCAGGGGTGCTGCCTTTGTGTATGACAACTTTGTAAGGCAACGATTAAGGAAGTGTGAGGAGGGCAAAGCTGCAGATTGCAGTTCTTCCTCTCCCAAGGACAAGAACATGAGCAGCAAGAGAAGTGGAGCCTCCAAGGACAAGGATAACGGCAAGAATAAATTTGCACCATTTGTTACCCTGAAGAAGGCAAACATTAATTGATCCTTTGGGTGCTTGTCTATGGACCAAATTATCAGCTGTAGAACAAATATATCCTCTTTTGTTGCTGTTCAGTGGTAGATTGCCTTCTCCATAGGAAATACTGTGTATAGTCAACCTTGTCACACAATGTTTTATGTATTGAGTTGTACCAAAGTTTTCTTTCAAGAATGATGTTCTCCAGATATTGTTGGTCTCCAAATGAAATGAAAATGTTCCAGGAAGAAAGACATGGTCTAGAAGTGCTTGGGACATGCATACATCCTTACACTGGCAAACCAAAGTGTAATCCTCATGTAATTGAAACTAAGAGATGTTTTAGCAAGGATGTACTGTTAAAGAGATTCTCAAGGAATGAAACTCTACAGCCAACCACAATCTGAAGTAGGGAGTTGCTCACATGGAAACAGATTTCTATGCATCAATCAGAATGATTGGATACTGGGGAGCATGGCTTCAGGAACAAGAAGAAGTGGCTGTTTGCCTGGATCATCTTAAATCTTCTATGGCAACAAAACATGATTTGGTTTAACTTATGATGCAATGCACTCATAAACAGGGTATGATGTTGCTGATATCCTTCAGGGAAATGCTCATTTGAcatcttttttttgtttggtaACATCAAAGGTCAGAACACACATATCACCAGGTTTTGTTGGAAATCAAGCTCAATATAGACTAATTTGTGGATCAAGCTAAACCTAAGAATAAACCAGGAGGTATATATAATAAGCTTGGTATGATATTTGTTTTAAGCAAAAAAATTCAATTGAAGAAACATGCTTCTTCCATGTCTTAATTTACTCTTAATTATCAAAGCTTCAAATTTgccatatttatttttagagaattttattaaaaaataatgaattCAAGGAGCTCCAAAGATAGCAGAGCTCAAGAGCAATGCCATCATTTTATCCCAGCAATTCATCCATCACATAAGCTTTTAAATCATCAATTAAGGAGAGTTGAGAGGATTGGTGAAATCATTTTCTTCCTAAAAGTCTATTCCTTTGGGAAAACAAAGTGCATTCAAGTGATGATTCAACTCTGTTTTTTACCAAGCTTAATTCCAAAGACACAAGATGAAATATAAGGAATAAGAACAGCAATCTTTTGAGGAAAACAACAaga contains the following coding sequences:
- the LOC135639986 gene encoding protein HVA22-like, which codes for MGHLWTVVTHLHSLAGPTITLVYPLYASIQALESPSKLDDEQWLAYWILYSFLTLLEMAAESILYWVPVWYQIKLVLVAWLVLPQFRGAAFVYDNFVRQRLRKCEEGKAADCSSSSPKDKNMSSKRSGASKDKDNGKNKFAPFVTLKKANIN